A stretch of the Aphis gossypii isolate Hap1 chromosome 2, ASM2018417v2, whole genome shotgun sequence genome encodes the following:
- the LOC114124370 gene encoding LOW QUALITY PROTEIN: mucin-5AC (The sequence of the model RefSeq protein was modified relative to this genomic sequence to represent the inferred CDS: deleted 2 bases in 1 codon), giving the protein MQFLPWLLIFGSIIISDAEHDIQKRETSNQKKVVCYYTNWSVYRPGTAKFSPQNINPYLCTHLIYAFGGLDKENGLRPYDKYQDIEQGGYAKFNGLKTYNKNLKTLLAIGGWNEGSARFSKLVDDEDNRKEFVKNVVKFLRQNNFDGLDLDWEYPAYRDGSKPSDKENYASLVKELREEFNKESSKTGRTRLLLTMAVPAGIEYIDKGYDVPELNKYLDFMNLLTYDYHSSYEPAVNHHSPLYPLEEDSEYNFDAKLNIDHTIKHYLASGADKEKLVLGIPTYGRSYTLFNRESKDIGAPSDGPGEKGEATREKGYLAYYEICGNLKKDDSWTIEQPKPKAMGPYAYKDNQWVGYDDEEFVKLKAKYVNENDLGGIMFWSIDNDDFRGSCHSRPYPLIEAGKEALLGDSKVAPSQGKETKTTLSKSRPKPRPIARTTTTAAPQEKSSVSTTTPEPPTTPDTGTDFTCKDEGFFPHPRECKKYFWCLDSGPSNLGIVAHQFTCPSGLVFNKVSDSCDYTRNVVCKDKKTTDPVTTTTTTTTTPKAIKSGIKTTTTTTTTSTTQAPEVEEEGEDEFEEEEDPKEIKQLITLIKKLGGVAELEKQLNIKDGSTEVTTPAISKSLYNKVLKLPSNRFQSSYINGPGPQSEGLDNKDDNIDYKKDKPQYVTIRRQRPSKDVIDNTKESEEEDISTDATTERFKPTYKTVDRTRYRDLGEVADENSEIDSLPKYTTISRTKSTESSPEEEPTSPKYVTLRRQRPTYKEDEISDEEITPVAVSSTSQAPRYVSLLRQRSTTTTTTPDDRLFETTTKDNIEEPRVNKNTKVSDMALSTESILISTILFNTEPFTETITTTVNVPTIITAKSSETSKMPTSITEEMSDMTRSTKIPASIDNNIDDTMSTMSTTKAPTSTVTNVITSIYEAATERQRVRVKNIQNFLLEHKKTEPVTQSITPTTTPLTTTLSTTMENMAPIEEPTQKSILKGRFGGPVQFRPTLRKFIGTPEKNGTTTEKIIETTTEKIVESSTEKKNRLNKYINRFIRPANNYSTESTSTTSKIFVTSTTESTSELSTRQVNRFRQTTSSTTDYQPLSTRKFISRYRQRTTESPVVNNTDVQRSRFFRSRKPISSTTTTTEETTITELLDVEENADNVRYETTTYAPITMNVPTTNVDENLTNDEESKITTIDSFEPTKFSTTETTTIQPITKKITKYFRGSVRANSESQDGIISNPRSPSLGRQNSRFLKNEQKILFIKVMPSPDGRSLNEFTTNPIKNVTRNRGKIRAYDSLELNTLTDELANRDRPNELFRGSETKFRPTTSTTTESTEEIQRDRTRQRITRPIQRSTTTTTTEESTPSSSTESYSLKANRRRKFRPEYTTTSTPSYEEEITTPKSRNPERRFRSRTTVSKNTITTSTTPETLEDSDRKFFSSSAQPYYDDSSLFAKTRDDRKIGGSTEDLANTAVVAIHTLATAPPSNYEFTSRPSTHSPQQSVFRETTQDHDYFEPPQAPQQSINAFDVVQPARQPTQPPRQSVQPQRPPPPPPSVKLPAVPFQPAPFQPSPFQAGPFQPVPYPGLPFQTNNAFAPVARQSPTTALPPATSRQTFILRRGPSRTTPLGTAATSAPPTVLNDNAQEQYADYSEPEQASNSGEQRVALKGKVRIHGDGYIECLDMGSFPHPFSCQKFISCAKTEYGALFGWEYTCPKGLSFDPVGGICNWSSGPVCNN; this is encoded by the exons ATGCAATTTTTGCCATGGCTGTTAATATTTGggtcaattattatatctgaCGCCGAAC ATGATATACAAAAACGAGAAACATCTAATCAAAAGAAGGTGGTGTGTTACTACACGAACTGGAGCGTTTACAGACCAGGCACGGCTAAGTTTTCACCGCAAAACATTAACCCGTACTTGTGTACGCATTTAATATACGCGTTCGGTGGTCTTGACAAGGAAAATGGCTTGCGTCCTTATGACAAGTATCAAGATATCGAacaag GTGGTTACGCCAAATTTAACGGACTGAAgacatataacaaaaatcttaaaacGCTTTTGGCGATAGGAGGGTGGAATGAAGGTTCCGctagattttcaaaattagtaGATGACGAGGATAATAGAAAAGAATTCgtgaaaaatgttgttaagtTTCTcagacaaaataattttgatggcCTTGACTTGGATTGGGAGTATCCTGCCTATAGGGATGGTAGTAAACCCAGTGACAAAGAAAACTATGCGTCCTTAgttaag GAATTGCGAGAAGAGTTTAATAAAGAATCTTCAAAAACTGGCCGAACTAGGCTGCTTTTAACTATGGCAGTTCCAGCTGGTATCGAATACATAGATAAGGGATACGACGTTCCTGAACTAAATAA gTATTTGGACTTTATGAATTTACTGACTTACGATTATCATTCATCATACGAACCTGCAGTAAATCACCATTCTCCACTCTATCCCTTGGAAGAAGATTCTGAGTACAACTTTGATGCAAAacttaatata gatcATACAATCAAACATTATCTTGCTTCTGGAGCTGATAAAGAAAAACTGGTCCTTGGTATTCCAACTTACGGTAGATCATATACACTTTTTAACAGAGAAAGTAAAGATATAGGAGCTCCATCAGATGGTCCTGGTGAAAAAGGAGAAGCAACTAGAGAAAAAGGATACTTGGCTTACTATGAG atttgtggaaatttgaaaaaagatgATTCCTGGACTATTGAGCAGCCAAAACCAAAAGCAATGGGACCTTATGCATACAAAGATAATCAATGGGTTGGATATGATGATGAAGAATTTGTTAAGTTAAAg GCTAAATACGTAAATGAAAACGATTTGGGAGGTATAATGTTTTGGTCAATTGACAATGATGACTTTAGAGGAAGTTGTCATAGTAGACCATATCCATTAATTGAAGCAGGAAAAGAAGCTCTTCTCGG aGATTCAAAAGTAGCACCAAGTCAAGGAAAAGAAACTAAAACTACCTTATCAAAATCTCGACCAAAACCAAGACCAATTGCAAGAACTACTACTACAGCAGCACCACAAGAAAAATCAAGTGTATCTACAACTACACCAGAACCACCTACTACACCTGATACTGGGActg attttaccTGTAAGGATGAAGGATTCTTTCCACATCCACGTGAAtgcaaaaagtatttttggtGTTTGGACAGCGGTCCGTCAAATTTAGGAATTGTAGCCCATCAATTTACATGCCCTTCCGGATTAGTGTTCAATAAAGTATCGGATTCTTGTGATTATACTAGAAATGTTGTCTGTAAAGATAAGAAAACCACCGATCCAGTAACTACAACAACTACAACGACAACTACTCCCAAAGCAATTAAATCTGGAATAAAAACAACTACTACTACAACTACCACGTCAACAACTCAAGCTCCAGAAGTAGAAGAAGAAGGAGAAGATGAATTTGAGGAAGAAGAAGATccaaaagaaataaaacaattaattactttgattaaaaaattgg GTGGTGTAGCAGAATTAGAAaaacaacttaatattaaGGATGGGTCAACTGAAGTAACAACTCCAGCAATAAGCAAATCCCTTtacaataaagttttaaaactgCCTTctaatag gTTTCAATCCTCATATATAAATGGACCTGGCCCCCAGAGTGAAGGGTTAGACAATAAAGATgacaatatagattataaaaaagacAAACCTCAATATGTCACAATTAGACGTCAAAG gcCTTCTAAAGATGTGATTGATAATACCAAAGAGTCAGAAGAAGAGGATATTTCAACTGACGCAACTACTGAAAGATTCAAGCCAACATATAAAACAGTTGATAGAACCAGATACCGTGATTTAGGAGAAGTAGCTGATGAAAATTCTGAAATTGATTCATTGCCTAAATATACCACAATAAGTCGAACTAAATCAACCGAAAGTAGTCCCGAAGAAGAACCAACTAGTCCAAAATATGTTACTTTGCGTAGGCAAAGACCAACTTATAAAGAAGATGAAATAAGTGATGAAGAAATCACTCCAGTTGCTGTATCATCTACTTCGCAGGCGCCAAG GTATGTTTCGTTATTAAGGCAAAGGAGTACAACCACTACTACTACACCCGATGATAGATTATTTGAAACAACTACAAAAGATAATATCGAAGAGCCAAgagtaaacaaaaatactaaGGTGAGTGATATGGCTTTATCAACAGAGTCTATTTTAATTAGCACCATCTTATTCAATACTGAACCATTTACCGAAACAATCACAACAACCGTAAACGTTCCCACAATTATTACTGCAAAAAGTAGTGAAACTTCAAAAATGCCAACATCAATTACTGAAGAAATGAGTGATATGACACGTTCAACTAAAATTCCGGCTTCGATTGATAACAATATAGATGATACTATGAGTACTATGAGTACTACGAAAGCTCCAACATCAACTGTTACTAATGTTATTACATCTATATATGAAGCTGCTACAGAAAGACAGAGAGttcgtgtaaaaaatattcaaaactttttattggAGCATAAGAAAACTGAACCAGTAACACAATCAATCACGCCCACTACAACCCCATTAACTACTACTTTATCTACAACAATGGAAAATATGGCTCCAATCGAAGAACCTACTCAAAAATCCATACTCAAGGGTCGATTTGGAGGTCCTGTACAATTTAGACCAACCTTAAGaaaatttataggtactcCAGAAAAGAATGGAACAACAACagagaaaataattgaaacaaCAACAGAAAAAATAGTCGAATCGTCTAccgagaaaaaaaatcgtttgaataaatatattaacagatTTATCAGACCagctaataattatagtacagAAAGTACAAGTACcacaagtaaaatatttgttacgtCAACTACTGAAAGTACATCAGAATTAAGTACAAGACAAGTTAATAGATTTAGACAAACTACTAGCAGTACCACCGATTACCAACCACTGTCAACtagaaaatttatttctagATATAGACAAAGAACAACAGAGTCACCAGTGGTAAATAATACAGATGTACAAAGGTCACGATTTTTTAGAAGCCGCAAACCAATTTCTTCTACCACAACTACAACAGAAGAAACCACAATTACAGAACTATTAGATGTTGAAGAAAATGCAGATAATGTCCGTTACGAAACGACAACATACGCTCCTATTACAATGAATGTTCCCACTACAAACGTTGATGAAAATTTGACTAACGATGAGGAAAGTAAGATAACTACTATTGATAGTTTTGAGCCAACTAAATTTAGTACAACCGAAACGACAACAATTCAGCCaatcactaaaaaaataacaaagtatTTCAGAGGATCTGTACGAGCAAACAGTGAATCTCAAGATGGTATAATTAGTAATCCGCGATCTCCGTCATTAGGCAGACAAAATTcaagatttttgaaaaatgaacaaaaaatattatttattaaagttatgcCTTCGCCAGACGGACGATCACTAAATGAGTTTACAACAAATCCAATCAAAAATGTGACTAGAAATCGGGGTAAAATTAGAGCATACGATTCTCTGGAACTTAATACTCTGACCGATGAGTTGGCAAATCGTGATCGACCAAATGAGCTGTTCAGAGGAAGTGAAACAAAATTCAGACCAACCACTTCTACCACCACTGAATCAACAGAAGAG atTCAAAGAGATAGAACTCGTCAAAGAATTACAAGACCAATTCAACGTTCGACGACAACTACTACCACTGAGGAATCAACTCCGAGTTCATCAACAGAATCGTATTCGTTAAAAGCAAACCGAAGGAGAAAATTTAGGCCTGAATATACAACTACTTCAACTCCAAGTTATGAAGAAG aaataactaCGCCAAAATCTCGAAATCCTGAACGGAGATTTAGGAGTCGGACAACAGTAtcgaaaaatacaataactacAAGTACAACACCAGAAACCTTGGAGGACAGTGATCGAAAATTCTTCAGTTCGTCAGCACAGCCATATTACGACGATTCGAGTCTTTTCGCCAAGACCAGGGATGATCGTAAAATTGGTGGATCAACAGAAGACCTAGCCAATACAGCTGTAGTTGCCATACATACACTCGCTACAGCACCGCCttcaaattatgaatttacgaGTA GGCCTTCGACGCACAGTCCGCAACAGAGCGTTTTTCGCGAAACCACCCAGGACCACGATTATTTCGAGCCGCCACAAGCACCGCAGCAATCGATAAACGCGTTCGACGTCGTCCAACCGGCTAGACAACCGACACAGCCGCCGAGGCAATCGGTGCAACCCCAACggccaccaccgccgccgccgtccgtCAAGCTGCCCGCGGTCCCGTTCCAACCGGCGCCTTTCCAGCCTTCTCCGTTCCAGGCGGGTCCCTTTCAGCCAGTCCCGTATCCCGGACTACCGTTCCAGACAAACAACGCGTTCGCCCCGGTCGCTAGACAATCGCCCACGACTGCCCTACCGCCGGCCACGTCTCGGCAAACGTTCATATTGCGAAGGGGCCCGTCGAGGACCACGCCGCTGGGGACAGCCGCGACGTCCGCTCCGCCG ACAGTACTAAACGACAACGCGCAAGAGCAGTACGCTGACTACTCGGAACCGGAACAGGCGTCCAATTCCGGCGAACAACGAGTGGCCCTCAAGGGCAAGGTTCGGATACACGGGGACGGGTACATCGAGTGTCTGGACATGGGCAGTTTCCCTCACCCGTTTTCGTGCCAGAAATTCATCTCGTGCGCCAAGACGGAATACGGAGCGCTGTTCGGATGGGAGTACACGTGCCCGAAGGGATTGTCGTTCGACCCGGTGGGCGGCATTTGCAATTGGTCGTCCGGACCAGTGTGCAACAATTGA